The following are encoded together in the Bacteroidales bacterium MB20-C3-3 genome:
- a CDS encoding alpha-ketoacid dehydrogenase subunit beta, whose protein sequence is MKIMNMVNAINDALDIKLSEDRSVVVYGEDVGVEGGVFRVTEGLQLKHGAERVFDSPLAESGIVGTAIGMAIAGMRPVVEMQFCGFIYPAFNQIISHASRMHNRSRGQHKTPMVIRMPYGGGINALEHHSESMEAIFGHIPGLKVIAPSTPHDAKGMLISAIESNDTILYMEPKRIYRAIKQEVAEGKFTIPLGKANVLSQGTDVTVVSFGAMIREVQKAMVMAKEAGISVELIDLRSIYPIDKETIAKSVKKTGRIITVTEGPKSFGLGAEISQIAIEEAFLHLEAPPARVSGYDVIVPLPKGEHHYMQDPLKIFYEIEKIVKY, encoded by the coding sequence ATGAAAATAATGAATATGGTCAATGCTATTAATGATGCATTGGATATTAAGTTAAGTGAAGACAGGAGCGTTGTTGTTTACGGAGAAGATGTTGGTGTTGAAGGTGGTGTTTTCCGGGTTACAGAGGGTTTGCAGCTAAAGCATGGTGCAGAGAGGGTGTTTGACTCTCCTCTGGCTGAGTCAGGTATAGTGGGTACTGCTATCGGTATGGCAATTGCCGGAATGAGACCAGTTGTTGAGATGCAGTTCTGTGGATTTATTTATCCAGCTTTTAATCAGATAATCAGCCATGCATCAAGAATGCATAACAGATCAAGAGGGCAACACAAAACTCCTATGGTAATCAGAATGCCATATGGTGGAGGAATAAATGCACTTGAACATCATAGTGAGAGTATGGAAGCAATTTTTGGTCATATTCCCGGGCTAAAAGTTATTGCCCCTTCAACTCCGCATGATGCCAAGGGTATGCTGATTTCTGCCATAGAAAGCAATGACACAATTCTCTACATGGAACCAAAGAGAATATACAGAGCTATTAAACAAGAAGTTGCGGAAGGCAAATTTACTATTCCTCTTGGAAAAGCAAATGTACTTTCTCAAGGGACGGATGTTACAGTAGTCTCATTTGGAGCGATGATAAGAGAGGTTCAGAAAGCAATGGTAATGGCAAAAGAGGCTGGGATAAGTGTTGAATTAATTGACCTTAGATCAATCTATCCAATAGATAAAGAGACAATTGCCAAATCGGTTAAGAAAACAGGACGGATTATTACAGTCACAGAGGGGCCAAAGTCGTTTGGGTTAGGGGCTGAGATAAGCCAGATTGCGATTGAAGAGGCATTCCTTCACCTTGAGGCACCACCTGCCCGGGTATCAGGTTACGATGTGATTGTACCACTTCCTAAAGGAGAGCATCACTATATGCAGGATCCTCTTAAAATTTTCTATGAGATTGAAAAAATTGTAAAATATTGA
- a CDS encoding dihydrolipoamide acetyltransferase family protein has translation MRYIFKFPDIGEGLEEGTIVEWHVEKGQRVKMGDSLVTMETDKVVTAIPSPRDGVIAAKFGKVGETIHVGSALVEIDIAGVEGEAAVEEAAKTEAVNEEGAGVVGTLEVAGNNAVLSASKEGVETSSATLSRSQKVLATPVARALAKDSGLDINNVKGTGPAGRVTKDDILRELSDSSKSKISSKNSPVNDKAVLTEPLVEIEPLSQIRKTIAKNMIQSKHNAAHMTVFEEVEISELDKVRKRYKEVYSQNGVKLTYLAFIIKATALSLKKFRALNAEMDMERGNMIYKKYYNIGIAIDTAKGLVVPVIRNADKLTIKEIALEIQNFSDKAKDGKLTLDDMKDGTFTITSYGSIGGLFAVPVINYPQAGILGIGRIDKKPVVKGENVVPGLVLPLSLSVDHRIADGGETARFINTIMGYLSDPVSIIME, from the coding sequence ATGAGATATATATTCAAATTTCCCGATATAGGCGAGGGTCTTGAAGAGGGGACTATTGTTGAATGGCATGTAGAGAAGGGACAGAGAGTTAAAATGGGAGATTCATTGGTAACAATGGAGACCGATAAAGTAGTCACAGCCATCCCCTCCCCCAGAGATGGTGTAATAGCTGCCAAATTCGGCAAAGTTGGAGAAACAATACATGTTGGCTCAGCTCTTGTTGAGATTGATATTGCAGGTGTTGAAGGAGAGGCCGCGGTTGAAGAGGCAGCTAAAACAGAAGCTGTTAACGAAGAGGGGGCTGGAGTAGTAGGTACTCTTGAAGTAGCAGGCAATAATGCCGTTCTATCGGCAAGTAAAGAGGGTGTAGAAACTTCATCTGCAACCTTATCCAGAAGCCAAAAAGTATTGGCTACACCAGTTGCAAGAGCTTTGGCAAAAGATAGTGGCCTGGATATCAACAATGTGAAAGGTACTGGTCCGGCAGGTCGTGTGACAAAAGATGATATTTTAAGAGAACTTTCGGATTCATCCAAGTCAAAAATTTCTTCTAAAAACTCACCGGTTAATGACAAAGCAGTATTAACAGAGCCTTTAGTTGAAATTGAACCTTTATCTCAGATTAGAAAAACTATTGCAAAGAACATGATTCAAAGCAAACATAATGCAGCTCATATGACTGTATTTGAAGAGGTTGAGATAAGTGAGCTGGATAAAGTAAGAAAGAGATATAAGGAGGTATACTCTCAAAATGGTGTAAAGCTTACATACTTAGCTTTTATAATTAAAGCTACAGCTTTGTCTCTCAAAAAATTCAGAGCTCTCAATGCAGAGATGGATATGGAGAGAGGAAATATGATCTATAAAAAGTACTATAATATTGGAATTGCAATAGATACCGCAAAAGGACTGGTTGTTCCAGTTATTAGAAATGCAGACAAGTTAACTATTAAAGAGATTGCTTTAGAAATTCAAAATTTTTCAGACAAAGCTAAAGATGGAAAACTTACTCTTGATGACATGAAAGATGGTACATTTACAATAACAAGTTATGGCAGCATTGGAGGATTATTTGCCGTTCCGGTAATAAACTATCCACAAGCCGGAATTCTAGGCATTGGAAGAATTGATAAGAAACCTGTTGTAAAGGGAGAGAATGTTGTCCCAGGACTCGTTCTTCCTCTTTCGCTAAGTGTAGATCACAGAATAGCAGATGGAGGAGAAACAGCAAGGTTTATAAACACAATAATGGGTTATCTATCAGATCCTGTAAGTATAATAATGGAATAA
- the lpdA gene encoding dihydrolipoyl dehydrogenase, which translates to MYDLIIIGSGPAGYVAAIRAGQVGLKTAIIEKNQIGGMCLNWGCIPSKSMMESVKLYQRITKDSARFGIEGIDKKSVSFNWSKGIKRADTIVKRLTGGVEFLLKKNGVDIINGEAKIISSKSVLVDNRLLETKNIIIATGSSSPKIETEHDDLVIEPKKLFTEREVPQNIVVLGKSPVAIELAQLFNMMDRKVTLISDTTFIMPKADTYVRNYMESKLKKDRIDIIYNTSISSLSEIWKDNKLFLAGKEIDCDLIINANDRKGNIIPTEIDISVKDGFISVDENCETSVEGIFAVGDVNGTAMFAHIGSAQGLFVINRLKGIEGKLDINKLPMNMYTVPEAAQIGFTEDKLKEDGVDYKVSEFPLSANGKAQTEGSAEGFVRILSDNKLGEVLGVQIVAPNATDMINEAAAYIQLESTVYDIAQTVHTHPTVSEVFMEAGFEAVDRAIHK; encoded by the coding sequence ATGTATGATTTAATAATAATAGGTTCAGGTCCTGCAGGTTATGTTGCAGCCATTAGAGCCGGGCAAGTTGGCCTTAAGACAGCAATCATAGAAAAGAACCAGATTGGAGGTATGTGCCTGAACTGGGGATGTATCCCCTCTAAATCCATGATGGAAAGCGTAAAACTATATCAAAGAATAACAAAAGATTCTGCAAGATTTGGTATTGAGGGTATAGATAAAAAGAGCGTATCTTTCAACTGGAGCAAGGGAATTAAAAGGGCAGACACTATTGTCAAAAGACTTACAGGAGGAGTTGAATTTCTGTTAAAGAAAAATGGAGTTGACATTATCAACGGAGAGGCAAAAATCATCTCCTCTAAATCAGTACTTGTAGACAATAGATTACTGGAGACTAAAAATATAATAATTGCAACCGGATCCTCTTCTCCAAAAATCGAAACAGAACACGATGATTTAGTAATTGAACCAAAAAAGCTATTCACAGAAAGGGAGGTCCCTCAGAATATAGTTGTACTGGGCAAATCTCCAGTTGCTATTGAGCTTGCACAACTCTTTAACATGATGGATAGAAAAGTTACTCTGATATCGGATACCACTTTTATCATGCCTAAAGCCGATACTTATGTCAGAAATTATATGGAGAGCAAATTAAAAAAAGATAGAATTGACATAATATATAACACTTCAATCTCCTCATTATCTGAAATATGGAAAGACAATAAGCTATTCCTTGCAGGAAAAGAGATTGACTGCGACCTGATAATAAATGCAAATGACAGAAAAGGCAATATCATTCCAACTGAAATTGATATCTCTGTCAAAGATGGGTTCATATCAGTAGACGAGAATTGTGAAACATCTGTTGAGGGTATATTTGCAGTAGGTGATGTAAACGGAACTGCTATGTTTGCCCATATTGGATCTGCTCAGGGTCTGTTTGTAATAAACAGACTTAAGGGAATAGAGGGGAAACTTGATATAAACAAGTTACCAATGAATATGTATACTGTTCCGGAGGCCGCTCAGATTGGTTTTACAGAAGATAAACTGAAAGAGGACGGAGTAGACTACAAGGTTAGTGAATTTCCTCTATCTGCAAATGGAAAGGCTCAAACAGAGGGATCTGCTGAGGGCTTTGTAAGAATCTTATCAGACAATAAACTTGGAGAGGTTTTAGGAGTACAGATTGTTGCCCCAAATGCGACAGATATGATTAATGAAGCTGCTGCATACATTCAACTGGAATCAACTGTATACGATATAGCTCAAACTGTCCATACTCATCCAACTGTTTCTGAAGTATTTATGGAAGCTGGATTTGAAGCAGTAGACAGAGCAATTCATAAATAG
- a CDS encoding PAS domain S-box protein, translating into MDQIALSKFLFENNPQPMWIYDIYTLCFLEVNNAAIAKYGYSRDEFSKMTIKDIRPHEDVNSLIEDIQQSSDEINISKNCWRHKFKSGEIIYVEINSHRLLYNGKESRLVIANEITELLEAKAKTKLLSKLSAAVNESNSSVIITDENGSIEYVNPAYTKISGFDIKEVTGRKPSITKSHLHSDKFYSDLWETILSGKSWRGEIANKNREGKIFWENVTIAPILDDKGKISNFVAIKDDITTQKQLIEDLINAKNRAEESDRIKTRFLATMSHELRTPLNAIIGFSDLLSDDLTKDDIDSYATTINKSGRHLLSLIEELFDISLIESGQIKLNYEDVELADLINQIFAVISREQKLMGRQSVKLCISTPSKSRRDKTIISTDQKRLKQILVNLLKNALKFTEKGSIEYGYESIIDNDSGLLKFFVKDSGIGIPKEKLNLIFEEFQQGDTYHTKAFAGAGLGLAIAKKLVESLGGKIWVESEENRGSIFNFTLPLKKKNYFYKIEEDNIVNERIYDFSGISILLAEDDDPSFLLIKAIMKKTNIDIFRAKTGSEALKIVQNNEHIALVLMDINMPDMNGYEATREIKKLKPDIPVVAQTAYSISGDREKILDSGFDDYISKPIKKEDLYNLIERFTIK; encoded by the coding sequence ATGGATCAAATAGCATTATCAAAATTTTTATTTGAAAACAATCCACAACCCATGTGGATTTATGATATCTATACTCTCTGTTTCCTGGAAGTAAACAATGCAGCAATAGCAAAATACGGGTACTCAAGAGATGAATTCAGTAAAATGACTATCAAAGATATCAGGCCCCATGAAGATGTTAACTCTCTGATTGAAGATATTCAACAATCCTCTGATGAAATTAATATTTCCAAAAATTGCTGGAGACATAAATTTAAGTCTGGAGAAATAATTTATGTTGAAATCAATTCACACAGATTATTATACAATGGGAAGGAGTCTAGACTCGTTATTGCAAATGAGATCACTGAACTTCTTGAGGCAAAAGCTAAAACAAAACTTCTCTCTAAACTATCTGCAGCTGTTAATGAGAGCAACTCATCCGTAATAATTACTGATGAGAATGGCTCTATAGAATATGTTAATCCTGCATATACAAAAATATCTGGTTTCGATATTAAAGAGGTAACAGGTAGAAAGCCATCCATAACCAAATCCCACCTTCATTCAGATAAATTCTACAGTGATCTCTGGGAAACTATTTTATCCGGAAAAAGCTGGAGAGGTGAAATTGCAAATAAAAACAGAGAAGGAAAAATATTTTGGGAAAATGTTACAATTGCTCCTATTCTAGACGATAAAGGTAAGATTTCAAACTTCGTTGCGATTAAAGATGATATAACTACCCAGAAACAGCTAATTGAGGATTTAATAAATGCTAAGAACAGAGCAGAAGAGAGCGACAGAATAAAGACCAGATTTCTCGCAACTATGTCCCATGAGTTAAGAACACCACTCAACGCTATTATTGGCTTTTCAGATTTGCTGTCTGATGATCTTACAAAAGATGATATTGATTCATATGCAACAACTATAAATAAAAGTGGAAGGCACCTTTTGAGTTTGATTGAAGAGCTGTTTGATATCAGCCTTATTGAGTCAGGACAGATAAAGCTTAATTATGAGGATGTAGAACTCGCTGATTTAATCAATCAAATATTCGCTGTTATATCAAGAGAGCAGAAATTAATGGGGCGGCAATCTGTTAAGCTATGTATCTCTACTCCATCAAAATCCAGGAGGGACAAAACAATTATTTCAACAGATCAGAAGAGGTTAAAACAAATTCTTGTAAATCTGCTTAAAAATGCACTTAAATTTACAGAAAAAGGATCTATCGAATATGGATATGAATCAATAATAGATAATGACTCAGGATTACTTAAGTTTTTTGTAAAAGACTCTGGGATTGGTATACCAAAAGAGAAGTTGAATTTAATCTTTGAAGAGTTCCAGCAAGGAGATACTTATCATACAAAAGCATTTGCAGGAGCTGGTCTGGGATTGGCTATCGCAAAAAAATTGGTAGAGAGTCTTGGAGGAAAGATATGGGTTGAATCTGAAGAAAATAGAGGCAGTATTTTCAATTTTACATTACCCTTAAAAAAGAAAAATTATTTTTATAAAATTGAGGAGGACAATATAGTGAACGAACGAATTTATGATTTTTCAGGAATAAGTATCCTCCTGGCAGAGGATGACGATCCTAGCTTTTTACTGATAAAGGCAATAATGAAGAAAACTAATATTGACATTTTTAGGGCTAAAACCGGATCTGAAGCTTTAAAAATTGTCCAGAATAATGAACATATTGCTCTAGTGTTGATGGATATTAACATGCCTGACATGAATGGTTATGAAGCAACAAGAGAGATTAAGAAATTAAAACCAGATATTCCTGTTGTTGCACAAACTGCATATTCAATATCAGGAGACAGAGAAAAGATTTTAGACTCAGGCTTTGATGACTACATTTCAAAGCCTATTAAGAAGGAGGATTTATATAATTTAATTGAGCGTTTCACAATTAAATAA
- a CDS encoding SOS response-associated peptidase — translation MCFYFKQSKEALEVANRFKLTIPETDTYVNPIIYNAFSHPLCETITSTNPSCITRLSWGLIPQGASDKSIREKTLNARIETADIVKSFKNHINNRCIVIADGFFEWKHLKTLAGNKLQKFLITSADDTLFAFAGIYSFWYSAESNENIGTFSILTTAANELMSEIHNTKKRMPVILKKVDEQSWLQGTDLREFAYPYSVNLIASQVKDDYKIKRGDNSSLLF, via the coding sequence ATGTGTTTCTACTTTAAACAATCTAAAGAGGCTCTAGAGGTGGCAAACAGGTTTAAACTCACTATTCCTGAAACTGATACTTATGTTAACCCTATAATTTATAATGCATTTTCTCATCCACTTTGCGAAACTATAACTTCAACTAATCCTTCTTGCATTACCCGGCTGTCATGGGGGTTAATTCCTCAAGGGGCTTCAGATAAATCAATCAGAGAGAAAACTCTAAACGCAAGGATAGAGACAGCAGATATAGTCAAATCTTTTAAAAATCACATAAATAACAGATGTATTGTTATTGCTGATGGATTCTTTGAATGGAAGCACTTAAAAACATTGGCAGGTAATAAATTACAGAAATTTCTGATTACATCTGCTGATGATACCCTATTTGCATTTGCAGGTATCTACTCTTTCTGGTATAGTGCTGAAAGTAATGAAAATATTGGTACATTTTCGATTTTAACCACAGCTGCAAACGAGCTAATGAGCGAAATTCACAATACAAAAAAAAGGATGCCGGTTATCCTGAAAAAAGTGGATGAGCAGAGTTGGTTACAGGGCACTGACCTCAGAGAGTTTGCATACCCATATTCCGTTAATTTGATAGCCAGTCAAGTTAAAGATGATTATAAAATAAAAAGAGGAGACAACAGCAGCCTCCTCTTCTAA
- a CDS encoding Hsp20/alpha crystallin family protein, producing MTLIRRNETVPAWTNLFNEFLNNDWNDWSLKNYSKTNTTIPSVNIKETSDDFEIEVAAPGFDKKDFSIEINQGTLKISSEKKNETDNNEESYSRKEFSYQSFCRSFSLPLSVNSEKIEAKYENGILSVVIPKREEAKPKPVRLIDIK from the coding sequence ATGACACTAATAAGAAGAAATGAAACAGTTCCGGCTTGGACAAATTTGTTTAATGAATTTTTAAACAATGACTGGAACGACTGGAGTTTGAAAAATTACTCCAAAACAAATACTACCATTCCATCAGTTAACATTAAGGAGACTTCTGATGATTTTGAAATTGAAGTAGCAGCTCCCGGATTTGACAAAAAGGATTTTTCTATTGAAATTAATCAAGGTACTCTTAAGATTTCATCGGAGAAAAAGAATGAAACTGATAATAATGAAGAATCTTATTCCAGAAAGGAGTTCAGTTACCAATCTTTTTGCAGATCTTTCAGCTTGCCGCTTTCTGTTAACAGCGAGAAGATTGAAGCTAAATATGAAAATGGGATATTATCAGTTGTTATACCTAAAAGGGAAGAGGCTAAGCCTAAGCCTGTTAGATTGATAGATATTAAGTAA
- a CDS encoding alpha/beta fold hydrolase — protein MKIKFLFIVLLSLLCSSISFSQDKTTPEGSWFGIINAQGLGIKLAFHVVKKDSLFIATMDSPDQQAFGIPVSSVLYRNSMLKIEIVNAQIEYTGLFTGDRIMGTFKQAGLSFPLNLSRRPFERVKRPQEPKDPLPYNTEEVTFTNSADSITFGGTLSTPGLDPIKYVFVLISGSGQQNRDSEIFGHKPFLVLSDYLARNGIATLRFDDRGIGKSGGNPALSTTKDYAKDVISALRYLKGRKEFSNSKFGLIGHSEGGLIAPLVASSTDLADLMILLAAPAQRGKDVILKQQRMIASAAGVTKEELDKYEMTSSKLFELVEENKENPELYNLVYQFMQRESQGEEKPAIEAQARSLVNPWMLEFLFYNPVPALKNCTIPALAINGEMDLQVDPENLEIIKNSYGDKNKISILREPGLNHLLQPSDSGSPAEYAKIDTTISDEILKSIVNWIIHN, from the coding sequence ATGAAAATTAAATTTCTATTCATTGTCCTTTTATCACTATTGTGCTCGTCAATAAGTTTCTCTCAGGATAAAACTACTCCTGAAGGATCCTGGTTTGGTATTATTAATGCACAAGGCCTTGGAATTAAACTTGCATTTCACGTAGTTAAAAAGGACTCCCTTTTTATTGCAACTATGGATAGTCCGGACCAGCAGGCATTTGGAATACCAGTTAGTTCTGTCTTATACAGAAATTCAATGTTAAAAATTGAAATTGTTAATGCTCAAATTGAATATACAGGATTATTTACCGGGGACAGAATTATGGGGACTTTTAAACAAGCCGGATTATCATTCCCGTTGAATTTGTCAAGAAGGCCATTTGAGCGCGTTAAAAGGCCGCAAGAACCCAAAGATCCACTTCCTTACAATACTGAAGAGGTGACTTTTACTAATTCTGCAGATAGTATTACTTTTGGAGGGACATTGTCTACTCCCGGCTTAGATCCAATTAAGTATGTATTTGTATTAATATCAGGTAGTGGTCAGCAGAACAGGGATAGTGAGATATTTGGTCATAAACCATTTCTGGTTTTATCCGATTATCTTGCAAGAAATGGTATAGCAACTCTTAGGTTTGATGACAGAGGTATTGGCAAATCAGGAGGTAATCCGGCACTTTCTACAACAAAAGATTATGCAAAAGATGTTATCAGTGCTCTACGCTATTTAAAAGGCAGAAAGGAGTTTTCAAATTCAAAATTTGGATTGATTGGTCATAGCGAAGGAGGGCTCATTGCCCCGCTGGTTGCCTCCTCAACAGATCTGGCCGATTTAATGATTCTGCTGGCAGCACCTGCGCAGAGAGGTAAAGATGTTATTCTTAAGCAACAACGGATGATTGCATCTGCTGCCGGAGTTACTAAAGAGGAGCTGGATAAATATGAGATGACCTCTTCAAAACTTTTTGAGCTGGTTGAAGAAAACAAAGAGAATCCGGAGTTATACAACCTGGTTTATCAATTTATGCAAAGGGAATCTCAAGGTGAAGAAAAACCAGCAATAGAAGCTCAGGCAAGGAGTTTAGTAAACCCATGGATGCTGGAGTTTCTTTTCTATAATCCTGTTCCTGCATTAAAAAATTGTACTATTCCGGCCCTTGCAATCAATGGTGAAATGGACCTGCAGGTTGATCCGGAGAATTTGGAAATAATAAAGAACTCGTACGGAGACAAAAATAAAATCTCCATTCTTAGGGAACCCGGCCTTAATCATCTTTTGCAGCCATCAGATTCAGGCTCACCTGCAGAGTATGCAAAAATTGATACAACAATCTCTGATGAGATATTGAAATCAATCGTTAATTGGATTATACACAACTGA
- a CDS encoding carboxypeptidase-like regulatory domain-containing protein: MKAKTLFIKLRGMALATLLASLFAGACTKVDEPIPIPDPDPATYTIKGEVYNNNTGLAISGVAVKIGTLTGTTDNAGKFQFANLTTAGKYTIELTKTGFMPVTVSLEFPAGRPNEAHIFTVSAMMVPYVPGGAFISPSTGGTLFIEGGATDANLVMAPNTVAKDESGATIKTSFQIQAVQTNDPGVGTDNNIPFKVFNFGPDGYTFSPPLQLKVDNPLINYYFSNIVLQYFKNNAWETQSTPVTYDPVSNDYVTSISHFSKYRLTFQDILKSSYSVAGLKVYDSLKINRGLTNATWSNWKYQKKSGWVFSEPLETTLTNLGYTGSDKDLLVLYINGVANMLTYGLSSGTSFALSDETALNQKNIPSMTMLFVKGEQTFKTIDFTITLYDRRKEKFTFIPIKIIEAGSVVLTFTPEAYDNHAHGKYYNHDSGLGGGGSI; encoded by the coding sequence ATGAAAGCAAAAACATTATTTATAAAACTAAGGGGAATGGCTTTAGCTACTCTTCTGGCTTCTCTTTTTGCAGGAGCATGTACTAAAGTAGACGAACCAATTCCTATACCTGATCCGGATCCGGCAACTTATACAATAAAAGGTGAAGTTTATAATAATAATACAGGTTTGGCAATTTCAGGGGTTGCTGTTAAAATAGGTACATTAACAGGGACAACCGACAATGCCGGAAAGTTCCAGTTTGCAAATCTTACAACAGCCGGCAAATATACAATAGAGCTCACAAAAACCGGTTTTATGCCTGTTACTGTATCGTTGGAATTCCCTGCCGGAAGACCTAATGAGGCTCATATTTTCACTGTAAGCGCAATGATGGTGCCTTATGTTCCCGGAGGGGCATTTATATCTCCTTCAACCGGAGGTACATTATTTATTGAGGGAGGAGCAACAGATGCTAATTTAGTGATGGCTCCCAATACAGTTGCCAAAGACGAATCAGGAGCAACTATTAAGACTTCTTTCCAGATTCAGGCAGTTCAGACAAATGATCCGGGTGTCGGGACAGACAATAACATCCCATTTAAAGTGTTTAATTTTGGCCCTGATGGTTACACATTCTCCCCTCCGCTTCAGCTAAAAGTTGACAATCCACTCATAAATTATTATTTTTCAAATATAGTGCTTCAGTATTTTAAGAACAATGCCTGGGAGACTCAGTCAACACCTGTCACTTATGATCCTGTTTCCAATGATTATGTTACATCAATCTCTCACTTCTCTAAATACAGATTGACTTTTCAAGATATACTTAAAAGCTCATATTCAGTTGCTGGACTAAAAGTTTATGATAGCCTTAAAATAAATAGGGGACTTACCAATGCAACATGGAGTAACTGGAAATATCAAAAAAAATCCGGATGGGTATTTTCAGAACCGCTTGAAACTACTTTAACAAACCTGGGATATACAGGCTCTGATAAAGATCTACTAGTTCTATACATAAATGGAGTAGCAAATATGCTTACATACGGTTTATCATCCGGAACCTCGTTTGCACTGAGTGATGAAACAGCCCTTAATCAAAAAAACATTCCTAGTATGACAATGCTTTTTGTAAAAGGAGAACAAACATTCAAGACTATTGATTTTACTATAACTCTTTACGATCGTAGAAAAGAAAAGTTTACATTTATTCCAATCAAAATAATTGAAGCCGGATCTGTAGTGCTTACCTTTACACCTGAAGCATACGATAATCATGCTCACGGCAAGTATTATAACCATGATAGTGGACTTGGTGGCGGTGGATCAATATAG
- a CDS encoding YjbH domain-containing protein has translation MRVLLTIKREMLGVVILLLTSSFLYSQTTLGVSGLLNSPNAVMSPDKTVKIGGNFLPKQFTTDTWDYHTFNFFINITFLSFVEISMNNTAFDLWNQNYFSNVDRSISLRVRPIKEGKYWPSVVLGSNDIISTTSLFGYAEGNKYFGTHYLALSKHFPIGQSTLGIHAAYNIPVSVHVKQEFPVSGGISFSPSFFKPLNIIAEYDTRDFNIGANILLFNHLYFQFFMNELKYPVFGMHIQFTI, from the coding sequence ATGAGAGTCTTATTAACTATTAAAAGAGAGATGTTGGGAGTAGTTATCTTACTCCTGACATCTTCTTTTTTATACTCTCAGACCACTTTAGGTGTCTCAGGTTTGTTAAACAGCCCTAATGCTGTAATGTCACCGGACAAGACAGTGAAAATAGGGGGTAATTTCCTTCCCAAGCAATTTACTACTGATACCTGGGATTACCATACCTTCAATTTTTTCATAAATATCACTTTTCTCTCTTTTGTCGAAATTTCTATGAATAACACTGCTTTTGATCTTTGGAATCAGAATTATTTCAGCAATGTCGACAGGTCTATTTCTCTTAGAGTAAGACCTATTAAAGAGGGAAAATACTGGCCATCAGTTGTTTTAGGCTCAAACGATATAATTTCTACAACAAGCCTATTTGGATATGCTGAAGGTAATAAATATTTTGGGACACATTATTTAGCGCTTTCTAAGCACTTTCCTATCGGGCAGAGCACTTTGGGTATTCATGCTGCATACAATATCCCAGTAAGTGTTCATGTAAAACAAGAGTTTCCTGTCTCAGGCGGTATCTCTTTCTCTCCATCATTCTTTAAGCCTTTAAACATAATAGCAGAATATGATACAAGGGACTTTAATATTGGAGCAAACATTTTGCTTTTCAATCATCTCTATTTTCAGTTTTTTATGAATGAGCTAAAGTATCCTGTTTTTGGTATGCACATTCAGTTTACAATTTGA